DNA sequence from the Anaerotignum faecicola genome:
TCTAGGGCAACTTTTATGGAAACTTTCTACCGGAGGGCAAATCTCGTTCCTTTTTGTTGGTTTCCTATTGTATGGAGTTGGCGCACTTGTTATGATAGTAGCTTATCGCTTTGGCAGCTTATCTG
Encoded proteins:
- a CDS encoding EamA/RhaT family transporter, with amino-acid sequence MIESLKKNKTGILLMCCSSVCVCLGQLLWKLSTGGQISFLFVGFLLYGVGALVMIVAYRFGSLS